The stretch of DNA GCCGGGACTGTCATTGCTGAAAAGGTTTATGAAGATATCGACACCCATGAATTGACCCTGAGCAACGGTGTGAAGGTGGTCCTGAAATCAACAGACTTTAAAAATGATGAAATCCTGTTCCAGGCTTATAGCCCGGGTGGGTATTCGGTCTTTTCAGATGAGGATCTGATCACAGGCAAGATGGCTGCCAGGATCATAGATTATAGTGGTTTGGGGACTTTCAGTATGGTGGATCTGCAAAAAATGCTGGCTGGAAAACAGGTCTCCACCACACCCTATATTCAGGCTCTCTATGAAGGTTTGAGCGGCTCTGCTTCTCCTGCTGACCTCGAAATATTATTCCAATTGATCTATCTTCAATTCACTGCCAGTCGCCAGGATAGTGAGGCTTTCGCATCGCTCATGACCCAATTCCGGTCACAGCTGGAAAACAAGAGCCTGAGTCCTGAATCCGCTTACGGCGATACTTTGAAGGTGACCCTGAACGGACATCATCCACGGCGCAAACCAATGACCGTTGCCATGTTGGATCAGATCGATCTGACCAAAGCTCAACAATTGTATAATGATCGATTTGCCGATGCCGGTGATTTCACCTTTTTCTTTGTGGGAAATTTTAACCAGGAACAGATCACCCCATTGATCCTTCAATATCTTGGATCGCTACCAGTGATGAACAGGAACGAAAAGTGGGTGGATGAAAATGTTGTCACCCCTCAGGGCAAGATCACCCGCGACGTGAAGCGAGGCGTGGAACCAAAGAGCACTACCCGCATAGTTTTCTCAGGTGATTTTGATTATACCCGTCAAAACCGTTATGATATGTATTCCATGATGCAAGTTCTGCGTATTCGTCTCCGGGAGGTGCTGCGTGAAGATATGGGGGGTGTCTATGGTGTTGGAGTCTGGGCCAGTATGTCCAAAGAACCCACAGCAGAATATTCATTGAATGTCACCTTCGGCTGTGCTCCAGACAGAGTTCATGAATTGACGGATGCAGTTATGATTGAGATCAAAAAGATCATGACCGAAGCTCCGGATCAAACCAATGTGGATAAGGTAAAGGAATCCCAACGCCGTGAACGTGAGATCAATATCCAAAAGAATAGGTATTGGCTGAATTCGTTGGCAGTCTACTATCGTGAAGGTCGCGATCTGGAGAATTTCATGAAATTCAGTGAGTTGATCGAGGGCTTTGATGCAGAAGATGCCCAAGCCGCAGCAGCCAAATATTTTGACCTGGATAACATGATCCAGGTGACTTTGTATCCAGAGGATTAAGCTGTTTAGCTTGATGGACAATGGCGGGTTACGGTTGACATGGGTAATACCAGCCCGGAACCAACTCAGTAGCAATTTCGATCAATAAACAGGAGAAAAATTTAAATGGATATCAATACAATAATAGAACAGGTCTACTCGACATAATTATGCTTGGAGTATTCTGGGGGCAATACTCATATTCTTTATTGGTAAATATATTGCCCGCAAAGTTACCGGTCTTTTGGCAAAACTGCTCAAGCGTCAACAAGTTGATGAGACCCTGGTTCGATTACTGGGCGGTTAAGTTTAACCTGACTGAAAAGATCAAATTGGCTCTGGATGAGTCCGGCATCAGTATTCCATTTCCTCAGACGGCTGTTCACGTCCATCAAAAAGGCAATTAATCATGTTGGCAATATTGAATCAGGAAAAGATAGTCCCGGTATTTTGGATACTGGTTGGCTTGACAATCCTTACACTGCTTGGAATGCAGATCACTGGTGAGCCGCTTAAGACAGAAGCTGCCCCAGGCGGAATTATCACTTTTGAATTGATCGGGACCCTCGAGGGAAGCCAGGATATCATTAAATCCTGGAGCGGGCAGACCATGATCTATGCTGGGATCAATATGGGTCTGGACTTTTTATTTTTGGCCCTTTATGGATTTACAATAGCGTTGGGTTGCCTGCTTATATCTCAGAGATTACCGATGCAGTGGTCTACTGTGAAAAAGTTGGGAGTTTGGTTGGCAGCAGGAGTACTCCTGGCTTCTTTTCTGGATATCGTTGAAAATATTGCCTTGATTAAATTGCTATTGGGGTCACAGAATGAGGTGTTGCCGGTGCTGGCGAAATGGGTTGCCCTTCCGAAATTTACGCTGGTGCTGATGGCCTTGCTTTATGTGATCGGCGGGGTGGTTCCAGCTGTAAGGGAATAAGTCTAGCTGTTTATGGCTTGCTTGAGCTCAGCTCGCAGTTCGAGAACAACCCTCACATAATTCTTAGAAGGATTGTATTTGTAGACTGCTCGCCAATTGGCTGAATTCTCTGAAAAATCGGTACTGCTGATCTGATAATTACCTCGTTTGAGCAGATAATTAGCAATGCTGGCCAGAACATCCGCCCATTCAAAGGGCTCCCTCACACCATCTCCATCCATATCAACAGCGTAACTTTTAAAGCTGGTGGGCATGAATTGTCCATAGCCAAAGGCACCGGCATAGGAGCCTTTAACATCATGCGGACCTAAACCGTCAACGCGACAGATCATGAACCAGGCGACCATTTCATCTTCGGCCCATTTTGCCCGGCGGGGAATGTTATGGATGATGGTGTGAAGCGAGTTGAAGACCGGATAAGCCGAGGCATACATTCCATATTGGGTTTCTACACCAACAAAGCTAAGGATGAGATATGGATCCACACCATAGCGTTTTGCGACCTGATACAGCAGGGTTTTATGTTCATTGTAAAATTTTATACCCCCATCGATCCGCTTGGTATTGACGAAGATACGCCGGTAATCAGTATAATCCATTTTTTCAGCCGGTTTAGCAAACCGGGTTGAGATACTTGGATCGATCTTGATCCCAGGATTTGAAAGAACCTGCCAGGCATAAGTTGCCGGAACACCACTACGACGCAAACGCTTAACCACCCGGGTATAAATTTGTCTGGCTTGCTCATTCTTTGCAATAAGGTTGACCATGTCCTTTTCCACTTGATTGGACCAACTGACGGGAACCGTGCCATGTTTTGATTCACGGTCAGCAAAGACCAGCGTCGCGGTCAATAAGAGGAAAAAGGGTATGATGACTTGTAGTTTTATCATGCTCTGATCTTCGGTTACTGATTCAATTTACTTTAGGACTGTGATTTTACGTGTGATGGAGATATCATTGACATCCATTTTCACTAAATAAAGCCCGGATGATACCTGGGCTGCATTCCAGCGGGTAACATGTCGGCCAGCATCCAATGATCCACTGAATATGTGGGCCACTTCGGCACCTCTCAGGTCATAAATGCTGATTTGCACCTCAGCTCGTTTTGGTAAAGTAAAGGGAATGCTGGTCCAGGGATTGAATGGGTTGGGATAGTTGGGTAGCAGGGCTAACTCTGCTGGCCGTTGATCCTGTGGATCATCCAGCGCCAGATAGTTGCGATCCACCACTCTCAATTCGTCAATGTAATAGACCCCAACATTTGGTTGACCCGGTACGTAGGTCAGCTGAAAACTGTCAAAACGCATCGAGCCGTCCAGATTGCCATCGCCGATCCAGGTTCCGGTTCCGTCCACCGCCATATCCCAACTTATCAGTCGCCAGCCGTACCAGTCAATAGTATACCAGGGACTGACCTCGTGAGTTCCGCTTCCCGTGACATTATCATCGACACAAAAACGAAACTGGTTACCATTGTTATCCCCGAAGACGTAGGCCTGCATAATTTTGCTACTGCTGAAGTGAACATTTTGAGGGGGCCCAGAGTTGAGGTATTCGCGAATCAGCCAGGATCCCGCATCGGGATTCCAGCCATAATTGAGAGCCATTGAAGTTTCGCTCCCAATGTTCATGACCGTTAAGTCCGTACTGCCGGACATGGCAGTTTCCACACCAATTTCGCCTGTTGTACTGCCACTGGAGGATGGTTGCCACCAGTTTGAAGTCAAGCCATTTTCAAAGTTGTCAATACTGACAATGTTGTAATCAAAATTGGAAGTTGTAAAACTGATCAACGTGCCATTGCTTTGAGCGTTTCCAAAAAGGTCTTCGAAACCGGGAAAAATCCTCACTCGGTAGGACTCGGCATCAAGCAGGTCATTCATGGCATAAAGCACCAGGATGCTCTGATCGTTGATAACATGATGTTCAATAACAGTTTCCTGAAGCTGAAGATCATAGATCCGTTCAAGTTTGATCATGTCGGTAGTAATTGTCTCAGGTTCCAGTTCCTCATCCCAAACAATGTTAAAGATCGGTCGAAGATCTACCAACTCAGACCCTGAAACCGGATAGGTGTCCACAATGACGGGTGCTGTATTATCCGGTGGGCTGGTTCTGAACCAGATAGTCCAATCATCACCACCACTGCCATCCTGGTCACCGTCCAGGTGAAAACCGGAAAGATCCATGGCCGTGCCGGCAATTGTGATGGTGTAATCGGTGAGATATGCCAGCGTGTCGGTTATCAGATAAGCCATTAGTTTACCATCGGGAGCGAAGTAAAAAGTTCCGTCAATGTGAGGTTCGATGGTGAAAGCTGCTTCCACAGAAGCTTCGTTCATGGCTTTGGAAAAAGTAAAATTTGGAATGTCCCAGGCAGGATAGGTGGTATCGGCATTTGCCGGATGAGAGCTTACAATAATAGGGGGGGCGTTGTTTTGAAGTATAAAATTACTGATGGTTGTTGTATTGGAACTAACATTAACTGTCCTTGAATCAGTTGCATATCCTGGAGCATTGACCGTGATCTCGTACTGACCGGGTGCCAGATCATCAACACAAAAATATCCATTATTGTTATCATCACCGGTAGAGCTGAAACCACCTGGCTCAATGTTTACTTGAATACCATTTAGGGGTAATCGCTGATCACCAAGACTGGAAAAGTAAAAATAATCAACCAGTTCCTCAGCATCCCGTACCAAGCCGGCGATCGCACCAGTTGAAAAGCCTGGTTCATCAAAGTAATCCAAGAAGCTTCTGGCAATGGCTCGTGCTTCATGCTTGCGGTAGTCCAGATTCATTAATCTCCAGGATTCCGGCAGATAGTCATGAAAAGAACCCTCAGAAATAGTTGCCGGCATATTAGCAGGATAAAGCACGCCATAGCCATAGGTCCAACTGGGATTCAGGGTCAAATCTCCAATGGCAAGATTGCTGGTGGTATAATCAACGGCATGGATGTCAGGCGCCATGATTAGAGCCATGGTTCTTGCCAGGGGATATGTAGGCGTATTGGTATGCCCATTGTAAATAACCATGGTGTAATTGGCGGTACCGTTAAAACCATTGCTATGGATGCTATTGAAATAATCGGCATTAAAAGAATTGGCCAGACCGATCCGCTCAGAAAGCGAGGGATCATCGGTGGTGCCATTGTTTCCGGTGCGTGTGATCGCAACGTCTGCTCCCAGCCCAAGGAGGATAGTCCTCAACTCCAAGCCTTTGGTCAGGTTTGATTCAGACTCCCAAAATCCGGTTGCTTCAATGTAGCGATCATCACCTTCATGACCCCCATGGCCGGGATCGATACAGATCCTCACGCCAGTTAGGTCCTGTGAAAATGTTATTGAGGCCAGCACCAGGAAAAGTATTATGGTTTTTTTCATTTTAGCCTCTAGTCGATGATGGAAATTGTGGTTTCGAAGATCTCACCCTGAGGTGAGTGATAGATGATCTGCTTACCCGAAGGTGACCACTGCGGGTACATTTCGATCCGATTGGGTGTATCCGTGATCATCCAGGCTTGGCTGCCATCAACAGAAGATATCCATATTTCAGATTCGGTGAATTGATGACCATCATCCAGATCTTTCATGAAAACCAGGAAATGACCGTCAGGAGACCATTGCGGTACATGAGCCAAACCGAGATCTGTGATCAGTTTACCATCCAGGTCACAAATGAAAGTTCCCCGGCCAACCCCGGTGAAAACGATGAGATTCTTTTGCGGAGATAATTGCCCCCAGATATAATTTGCGTTTCCCAGGGGTTCCAGATCTTTCAGAATGCCATTTTGCAATAATTTCAAACCGAGATCAGCATTTATCAGAGCAGTGGCAGCTGGTAAAGCATCAACTCTGCTTTCACTGGGGCCATCCAACATAACCAGGTCGTTTCCCGTGCGGGTTATTATTTGATCATCAGCAGTGCCAGTGGTTGACAGGAAACGCTTTTGATCGATAAGACGGTGGATCCCCTTGGTGCTTGACCTAAACAATGAGGTATATTTTCGCCCACTGATGAACTCATCCTGCCTGAAGACGATGGAACCATCTGTCAAGCTTATAGGTTGAAATCCCGCTCCCGGTACATCTGTGATCATGGATATTTCAAAACTGGAACGATCCATTGACCAGAGCCCGGTATAAGCATTGCCTGTGAAATATATAGAATTACCGTCTGCTGAATAACTTGGGAAAAAGCTGGGTTCTTCCAGATTGCCATTGAGTTTCCGGGTTGCTTCCACAACGATCTCTTTGGCAGATAGCACGGTTGTCATGATGAGTAGCAGCACAATAAAATTCGTTTTCAAAATAGGTTTCTCCTCTAAGTAAACTGATCCAATTTACTTTAAAACGGTGAGCTTACGTGTGATGGAGATATCATTGGTTTCCATCTTCACCAAATAAAGTCCTGATGTAAAAGGGGCTGCATTCCAACGCGTAACATGCCGGCCG from Candidatus Neomarinimicrobiota bacterium encodes:
- a CDS encoding lytic murein transglycosylase: MIKLQVIIPFFLLLTATLVFADRESKHGTVPVSWSNQVEKDMVNLIAKNEQARQIYTRVVKRLRRSGVPATYAWQVLSNPGIKIDPSISTRFAKPAEKMDYTDYRRIFVNTKRIDGGIKFYNEHKTLLYQVAKRYGVDPYLILSFVGVETQYGMYASAYPVFNSLHTIIHNIPRRAKWAEDEMVAWFMICRVDGLGPHDVKGSYAGAFGYGQFMPTSFKSYAVDMDGDGVREPFEWADVLASIANYLLKRGNYQISSTDFSENSANWRAVYKYNPSKNYVRVVLELRAELKQAINS
- a CDS encoding Ig-like domain-containing protein — translated: MKKTIILFLVLASITFSQDLTGVRICIDPGHGGHEGDDRYIEATGFWESESNLTKGLELRTILLGLGADVAITRTGNNGTTDDPSLSERIGLANSFNADYFNSIHSNGFNGTANYTMVIYNGHTNTPTYPLARTMALIMAPDIHAVDYTTSNLAIGDLTLNPSWTYGYGVLYPANMPATISEGSFHDYLPESWRLMNLDYRKHEARAIARSFLDYFDEPGFSTGAIAGLVRDAEELVDYFYFSSLGDQRLPLNGIQVNIEPGGFSSTGDDNNNGYFCVDDLAPGQYEITVNAPGYATDSRTVNVSSNTTTISNFILQNNAPPIIVSSHPANADTTYPAWDIPNFTFSKAMNEASVEAAFTIEPHIDGTFYFAPDGKLMAYLITDTLAYLTDYTITIAGTAMDLSGFHLDGDQDGSGGDDWTIWFRTSPPDNTAPVIVDTYPVSGSELVDLRPIFNIVWDEELEPETITTDMIKLERIYDLQLQETVIEHHVINDQSILVLYAMNDLLDAESYRVRIFPGFEDLFGNAQSNGTLISFTTSNFDYNIVSIDNFENGLTSNWWQPSSSGSTTGEIGVETAMSGSTDLTVMNIGSETSMALNYGWNPDAGSWLIREYLNSGPPQNVHFSSSKIMQAYVFGDNNGNQFRFCVDDNVTGSGTHEVSPWYTIDWYGWRLISWDMAVDGTGTWIGDGNLDGSMRFDSFQLTYVPGQPNVGVYYIDELRVVDRNYLALDDPQDQRPAELALLPNYPNPFNPWTSIPFTLPKRAEVQISIYDLRGAEVAHIFSGSLDAGRHVTRWNAAQVSSGLYLVKMDVNDISITRKITVLK